The proteins below come from a single Desulfitobacterium metallireducens DSM 15288 genomic window:
- a CDS encoding ABC transporter ATP-binding protein, whose protein sequence is MNQEVILKVDNLVKEFPIASGLFSRENKAVHAVNGISFQLHKGETLGLVGESGCGKSTAGRTIIRLYEATSGKVIYNGRNIYELNSKEMMSVRRDIQMIFQDPYASLDARMTVGDIIGEALDIHKLATGQARTDRIYNLLETVGLNAEHANRFPHEFSGGQRQRIGIARALAVNPKVIICDEPISALDVSIQAQIVNMLEELQEKMGLTYLFIAHDLSMVKHISHRIAVMYLGKIVELTTSFDLYKNPLHPYTQALLSAIPIPDPEIELNRHRIVLQGNVPNPINPPSGCYFRTRCPYAEAHCAEKMPELRDAGNGHLVACHRVK, encoded by the coding sequence GTGAACCAAGAGGTAATTCTTAAAGTAGATAATCTCGTGAAAGAATTTCCCATCGCGAGTGGATTGTTTTCACGTGAGAATAAAGCGGTTCACGCTGTTAATGGTATCTCTTTTCAACTTCATAAAGGAGAAACGCTTGGATTAGTTGGAGAAAGTGGTTGCGGAAAATCAACAGCTGGGCGAACCATTATCCGTCTCTATGAAGCAACTTCTGGTAAAGTGATTTATAATGGTAGAAATATTTATGAATTGAATTCTAAAGAAATGATGTCGGTTCGCCGGGACATTCAAATGATTTTCCAAGACCCTTATGCTTCTTTAGATGCAAGAATGACGGTCGGGGATATTATCGGCGAGGCCTTGGATATTCATAAACTTGCTACAGGCCAAGCTCGTACTGACCGAATTTATAATTTACTTGAAACTGTAGGTTTAAATGCTGAGCATGCAAATCGTTTTCCTCATGAGTTTTCGGGGGGACAACGCCAGAGAATTGGAATCGCTCGCGCGTTGGCAGTGAACCCTAAAGTCATTATTTGTGATGAACCAATTTCAGCTCTTGATGTATCGATTCAAGCGCAAATTGTAAACATGTTAGAAGAATTACAGGAAAAAATGGGCTTGACCTATCTCTTCATTGCGCATGATCTTTCGATGGTTAAGCATATTTCTCATCGAATCGCTGTAATGTATCTTGGAAAGATTGTGGAATTAACGACCAGTTTTGATCTGTACAAGAATCCCTTGCATCCCTATACTCAAGCTTTACTATCAGCGATCCCAATTCCTGATCCTGAGATTGAGCTCAATCGTCATCGAATTGTTTTGCAAGGGAATGTACCGAATCCTATTAACCCTCCTTCGGGATGTTATTTCCGTACTCGTTGTCCTTATGCAGAAGCTCATTGTGCTGAAAAAATGCCAGAACTGCGGGATGCCGGGAACGGACATCTTGTTGCGTGTCATCGTGTAAAGTAA
- a CDS encoding ABC transporter ATP-binding protein, which yields MKHLLEVDHLSTSFFTYAGEVKAVSDVSFYVDEGEAIGIVGESGSGKSVTVQSVMKLIPNPPGKIVNGEILFQGKDLAKASEKEMQSIRGKAMGMIFQDPMTSLNPVLTIGMQMTEVLKRHEGLSNSEAMQRAEKYLEMVGIPNPTARLKQYPHEFSGGMRQRVMIAMALLCNPKLLIADEPTTALDVTIQAQILELMKDLKTKINTSIILITHDLGVVAGLCTRIVVMYGGRVVETGTVYDIFQNPKHPYTWGLLKSVPRLDSESKSKLVPIPGTPPDLLNPPKGCGFAARCPYAMNVCLNQKPEQTKLSELHQASCWLLHPDAPKVEDYKPSKGGVKG from the coding sequence TTGAAGCATCTATTAGAAGTCGATCACTTAAGCACCTCCTTCTTCACCTATGCAGGAGAAGTTAAAGCGGTATCTGATGTGAGTTTTTATGTAGATGAAGGGGAAGCCATTGGAATTGTGGGTGAGTCTGGTAGTGGAAAATCTGTAACCGTTCAGTCCGTTATGAAGCTTATTCCAAATCCACCTGGAAAGATAGTTAATGGCGAGATTCTTTTCCAGGGGAAGGATTTAGCGAAAGCTAGTGAAAAAGAAATGCAGAGCATTCGGGGCAAAGCCATGGGAATGATTTTTCAGGATCCAATGACTTCTTTAAACCCTGTTTTAACTATCGGTATGCAAATGACTGAAGTCCTTAAGCGCCACGAAGGTTTATCAAATTCTGAAGCGATGCAACGAGCAGAAAAATACCTTGAAATGGTCGGCATACCCAACCCTACGGCACGTCTTAAGCAGTACCCGCATGAATTTTCGGGCGGTATGCGTCAAAGGGTAATGATTGCTATGGCTTTGCTATGTAATCCGAAGTTATTGATCGCGGACGAGCCAACGACTGCATTGGATGTAACGATACAAGCTCAAATCTTAGAGCTGATGAAAGATCTTAAAACTAAAATCAATACTTCTATTATATTAATTACTCATGATTTGGGCGTTGTAGCTGGACTTTGTACGCGGATTGTAGTTATGTATGGTGGTCGCGTCGTTGAGACAGGTACGGTTTATGACATCTTCCAAAATCCTAAACATCCTTATACATGGGGACTCTTAAAAAGTGTTCCGCGGCTAGATTCTGAAAGTAAGTCTAAGTTAGTCCCGATTCCGGGAACCCCGCCGGATCTACTGAATCCTCCAAAAGGATGCGGCTTTGCAGCGAGATGCCCTTATGCCATGAATGTTTGCCTTAATCAAAAACCTGAGCAAACAAAACTTAGTGAACTTCATCAAGCATCATGTTGGCTTCTTCATCCTGATGCTCCAAAAGTCGAAGACTATAAACCAAGTAAAGGAGGGGTTAAGGGGTGA
- a CDS encoding ABC transporter permease, producing MSLPADAFSPLKQSLKTDVINRPSTTLWQDAWRRFKMNPLAMTGLVILVLFVLMAIIGPLFSKYDYYTNDLMSARLNPSWAHPFGTDELGRDILTRVMYGTRISLIIGFGSVLINLTIGIFYGGISGYFGGRIDNFMQRVIDVIYSVPDLLYVILLMVTLGGGLQNIFIVMGLVNWVPMARTIRGQILALREQEFVLAARALGADTKRLLTKHLLPNSIGQIIVIAALQVPSAIFLEAFLSFIGLGVQAPDVSLGIMAAEGRMNIPSFPFALIFPAMSIAILMLAFNFVGDGLRDAFDPKMRK from the coding sequence ATGAGCTTACCGGCTGATGCCTTTTCACCATTAAAACAAAGCTTGAAGACTGATGTCATTAACCGGCCAAGCACAACCCTCTGGCAGGACGCTTGGCGGAGATTTAAAATGAACCCATTAGCCATGACTGGGTTAGTTATCCTCGTTCTATTTGTGCTTATGGCTATAATCGGTCCTTTATTCTCCAAATATGACTATTATACAAATGACTTAATGTCGGCACGTCTTAATCCGAGTTGGGCACATCCTTTTGGGACTGATGAGCTGGGACGTGATATTTTAACAAGGGTCATGTATGGAACACGGATTTCTCTCATTATCGGGTTTGGGTCAGTCCTTATTAATCTCACGATTGGGATCTTTTATGGGGGGATTTCAGGTTACTTTGGCGGACGAATTGATAATTTTATGCAGCGTGTGATCGATGTAATCTATAGTGTCCCTGATCTTCTCTATGTAATCTTGCTTATGGTTACATTAGGAGGAGGCTTACAAAATATTTTCATCGTTATGGGCTTGGTCAACTGGGTGCCAATGGCTCGTACAATACGTGGTCAGATCTTAGCGTTACGTGAGCAGGAGTTTGTGTTAGCTGCACGAGCCTTGGGTGCAGATACCAAAAGGCTGCTAACAAAGCATCTTTTGCCCAATAGTATTGGCCAAATCATCGTAATTGCAGCACTGCAGGTTCCATCAGCTATTTTCCTGGAAGCCTTTTTAAGCTTTATTGGTTTAGGAGTTCAAGCTCCCGATGTTAGTTTAGGAATTATGGCAGCTGAGGGAAGAATGAACATCCCTTCATTCCCTTTTGCGTTAATTTTTCCAGCGATGAGCATTGCTATTTTGATGCTGGCATTTAACTTTGTAGGGGACGGTTTGCGTGATGCATTCGATCCCAAAATGCGGAAGTAA